TGAGGAACCACTATATACAGACCGAGTTTTTCACCAAATGCATGCTGACCAAGCTCATGATATCGATCGAAACGTTTACCAGGAACCATCTCATGCATCTCAACCATTTGCCACAGAGTGTACAATGTTATGATCCATGACAGGAACAGAATTACTACACCAGGACCCCTGAAATTACACATTTAAGAACAATCAATATGTAGTTTTCTGTCAGGTTTTTCTCAAGCAAATATTTGGAggcaaaatcagtagcaattgattttctttacaaaattatGAAACACTATATGGCATACGTAAACGCTGAAACAAGAAAAGCAAAATATAAAATggaattttacaaaaatatgttaCACATAGAGTTTTCGAGTTATGTTCCGGAATGCTGAAACGTAGAACTCGAGAAATTTCTATTCAACGCAAATGAAACATTACCATCCAAGATTGGACATGGCATAGGGAAGGCTAAGAACACCGGCTCCGACCATGGCAGTAACATTGTGGAAAGCTGCATACCACCATTTTGCATTTCTTGAAGATGTTATAGGAAGCCAATCATCAATAGCCTTCTGCTTTTCATCTATCTGCCAATGATGCAACCACAAAACTTCTATTTACATTACATTCAATCACACATATACTCGAAAACGACTAACTATAAAATTTCGAAGTTCGAGAAgtgtttttaaaaacaaaaaggaaAGATGGGAAACTTACATTTCGAACAGCATCCGGATTTTCAGCTCGAGTATCCATTAGTGTGTACTATGCAAGTTTGTTTTATCAGTTGAGAAATAATGAAATGATGATGTATATAATAAGAAGAATAATGAAACGAATGATTAGTAAATATATCGTTCCTTTATTAATAAAACAcataagaaaattaattataatacagTCGACCCTTTAATGATTAATgtaaatgttgaattaaattttttattaattattagaattattaaattattgaataGTAAATAAGATGTAATATTGAAGTTTGattccctaaatttttattaattattagaattgttaatttattgagtattaattattaaaggtACATCCGTTTCACATTTACTAAATAGAATACATGAACTTCTTACTTAACAAAGAatgtttttatttctaattagcATAAATGGGCTAGAGAGGGGCCAATAACTACTCACTATATTTCATTGTATTTTTTGGTAACTATATAATTCTCTCTTTCCAAAGGGTAATCCAGCTCAttcataatcaaaatatttacatattacCAACATGCAATAATTTCAACTCTTATTTCACTATACTTCCTATTTGCTAGGGGTGGACCAAAAAACTAACCAACCAAACTGCAGGAACCGGAAAACCGAACCATACTGTATTAAATAAAGTGTATATATAATCTTTTCGATTATATTGGGATGAAGGGTATTTAGTAATGtaatgaaatttaatttctatttttattttgtttttcctttttacttAAGTTGACCACTGAGAACTTCTGATTAATTGATCATTTATAGCAACTAAAATGAAGTGTATGTAGCAGGTATTACAAGCCTTCTTCAATGGAGACCAAACTCCAACAATTGTTTGTCCTATAATGGCCGGATGACAAGTTCCCGTGTCttattctcttttctttttctaatcCTGATTTTGACATAATGCTAATGACAAATAAGTGAGTATGATTACAATAAAGTATTTGTTTTCTTTGATTTTGCATTGAAATGCTTGCAAAATTTGAAAGATAAGTTATgcattttaatgtttaaaaccaTATATCATGGAATCTAGCTATTCGTTTTAGACTCGTAGagacaaaaatatcaaaaaaattcaaactaattGATTGATTTCGACAAATACATTTTCGGACAGAATCAAAAAATGATTTGCAGCATCTTTAACAGTATATTTCTGAAACTTCAAGGTTTTCCTTTTCATAATGTGATATGATGAGATAGAATGCAATTGAAAGAAAGCCGCATAAAATAGATTATCACCGTCAAAGTGAAACCTTTCATTCCAAATGAATCCAATATCCCAAAGTAGGATTTGAGCCTACCAGGAAAGTAAATCTCGTAGAGTTCAATTTTCCGTGCTCAATACATGACCAATATGAGCTCGAGCACATGTCTTTTACGGTAATTAATATCAAACACACGGAACttacatttaaattttaggtATTTGAGCAAATACTATATGTATATACTATAGAATTTCTCTTGTACACACCTTTTTCTGAAGCACATCCTGAATATATGCACATTTATCAGAAAACATATTGTATTTGTCCTAACAAACTTAAATTGCCAAATCcttttaactaaaacaaataacGAAAGAAAAGGGGACAATATATGCAACTGGTTCAACAAAGAAAGAAGAAACACTTTAAAAACCCTATAAGAAACCGCAATTCGATAGTTCTGCAGTCATCGTTTCTGTATACACTCTGAAAACAGATTGCCAGTGTTCTATCCGCTTTGTTCGTAATCAAGACAACCCGCATCATTTGGTGAAGCATCGGCCTTTTTGTAGCAATCTGCATCATACTTGTTGGGTTGGATGATCTATGAGTAGAATTTGTAGTCCTTGGCTTGAAGTATGATTGACCTCAATGCTCCAATGGGGGATACAATCATCAAAAGAACACCAATTACAATGCAGATCTGCCAATTGGAAAGAGTGAAATGTGAGAAAATGTAACTAAGTTTGAAGAATGATATTCATAATGaaacttaaaataaacttaCCCAGTTAGTCCACCAAGATAATCCGAACTTCCTTGGTTTGTAGATGGACAGCCACATAATGCAGGGCAACTGAAGAATGAAACAAACAGGACTTAGCATCTTTACAGCAACGAAATGGAAATGCCGAAACAGGAAAGGGTAACTATATTATTCATAACCACTAATGAAGGGTTCTCGAAAAGTTAAGGATTAGTAATTCTTTTTAGAAATCGGAGTTTTGAAGTTTTTAAAAGCCTTTGTGAAAAGGTTTCCATACAACACAGTATGAACTCAAAAGCCAAAGAAATAGTAATTGAGGACTTACGAAATATGTTGTTGGGGCGAAAGCAAATCCACCGAAGAATCCAAGTAGTCCACCAAAGAAAGGGAATGTAATGGCAACAAACATAGTAAAAGCTGCAAATTGTTCAAAGAATTATGTGAATCAATTATCTCAATCTAACTCCATAAATTATACTTAAAAGTAAAAAAGTCATTACAATCTTAAGTTTACTTACCAACATATAAGTTTCGAACGACGAAACGAAGAATTATACTTGGCTTGAAGTTCAATTTCTTCACCAATAAAGTTTCCATCATGTCAAAAACCGGCATTGCGTAAATCTGAATGCAGAAAAACAAAGCAGAGGATAAAGAAAAAGGATTAAACAACCTGCAATTCTTAGGAACAGGAAAAGATGAAAATCAAACAAAGACAAGTTCGGAAGTCAAAACCTGGTAGCTTCCAATGACATGAACCACAACAAACATGTTAGCCATAGCAATGAGCCAAGCTGGCTTATTGAGAGAGATAAGGATGTTGTCTTCAATTGCATTTCCGTACACATAATATCCGATTAAAGCAACAGGGAAGTAGCACAATGCCACGACGATATAGGCAACGATGACTCCTTTCCACATAGGCACTTTCGATGGTACTTCCGGTGTGGATGGGATTGTAGCTTGAATCTCAAGAACTACATTGTGACCAGCATAGGCAAAAGCAACATCACCCAAAGCACTAAAGAAGTTAAACATTGTTCCTACAGCGCTTTTTGATTTGTAGCCATATTCCACATCTGGCTGAACACCCTTATGCAATGCTCCTGCCCATGCTATGGTAGAGTAACTGCAAGCCAACATAAATGTCGATTTCATATTAGCATCATTATAGCTAAAGCTTAAATGAACAACACGTTTCGCTTCCAAAAGATCGAGTTTCTAAAACGAATTCAAAACACATAAATGTTGATCCAATGATGTGTTTTTGCATCATAAGCAGTATTATATGCTGCACGAAAAACTTGTCGAATCTTATGTTTCAGCGTTTTGTTTTCATGTCTGCAAACCCTTTTGAAATCGCAGAACTTTATAGTTATAATGTATTCTTGTAAAAATCATCGTGTCGCCCCTTTTTTGTTTCAGCATTTATCGTTTCTACGTTTCTGTTTCCATACAATACTATATAGCATGGAAACAGAATTGCTGAAACAGAAAATGCCGAAATATGACATTTTGTCAATaaaaattggatataaatatagAGTTGGCAATTTCATAAGCATTTTTATAAACGGAAATGAGACGCGAAAAACGTAGGACTTGATAAACAGGAAATAAGGAGCACCTCAAAGACATGACAGCAGCAGCCAAAGAGACACCAGCAATGGAATTGAAGTTAGGAAGATGAGAGAGTACGAAGTGAACGGTGGCGAAAATCATAATGAAGTAAgtttgtttgatttgtttgcAATCAGGGCACACAAGATCATGGAATTTCTTCAATGATTTGCCGCCAGTAACCATGTAGACAATGCAGACACCAACTTCAACAACTAATTGTTGAGGCACCACTATGTAGAGACCAAGCTTTTCGCCGAAGGCATGTTGGCCAAGCTCATGATACCTATCAAACCTTTTTCCTGGAACCATCTCATGCATCTCAACCATTTGCCATAGTGTGTATAGTGTTATAACCCATGACAGGACTAACACTGCAACACCAGGACCCCTGCAAACAGAGAatgttatattaatataatcaaaacaaattaagaCACCAAAAAAAGATTTAAAGAAATTGAAGCACTAATGTTATAATTTAGCCTGTAGACAGAGTTGACATACCATCCAAGCTCTGACATGGCATAAGGAAGACTGAGGACACCAGCTCCGACCATAGCAGTGACATTGTGAAAAGCTGAATACCACCATTTTGCATTTCTTGATGATGTAATTGGAAGCCAGTCATCAATTGCCTTTTGTCTAGCTATTGTTTCTTGATCCTGCCATTCATCAccattctcaaatttattagcCACAATACAATacattaaattcaaaaattattataagaTCAAAATTACCCATGATTTTTAATGTCATGCATGGATTTAgcaagtaattttttttgttgaaggTAAAATTATCctcttaaaaacccctcaccttttacccccaattcgtttacaccctcacattgcaaaaccaccaaatatatccaaattacgacctttcactttcaattgcaccctcaagcattaaattgatctcttttcacttgaaaaaatagttttatttttgttttaaataaaatattaagtcctattttaaaatatatgctaaaatttaaagtattaatttgaacattttcaagtgaaaagagatcaatttaatgcttgaggtgcaattgaaagtgaaaggtcgtaatttggatatatttgatggttttacaacgtgagggtgcaaatgaattggGCGTAAAAGGTGGGGATTTTAAGGGCTAGAATTATACTACGTTAAATATTAGGTATTAgtattagtatttattttttaatcagtCCACTGGCTATCTGAGGATGGGTCGAACCCACTCCTTCATAGCAATGCAATGTGAGTATTGTCAACTGGCCCGACGCTCACTTGCATTTAGCAAGTAATTAAGGGCAAGGCAATCTTGTGAAGATAATTTGGTGCACCTACTTCCTTTTTTTTATCCAACCGTTGATGGGATGATTAtcttaaacttaaaatgattaattaaaacaaataattaaaataaaaatctgaCCAAATCACATGCAAGATTGAATATTGTAAATAAAAGAAGCAAATTGATAGCTAAATTAACGCCAAAAAATAGGCCAAGTTGCGGAATCATGCATATCATCACTTTGGCtgcataaaaaaataatttactgggg
This window of the Mercurialis annua linkage group LG5, ddMerAnnu1.2, whole genome shotgun sequence genome carries:
- the LOC126680412 gene encoding lysine histidine transporter 1-like gives rise to the protein MGTTLHQDSPPKQTDQETIARQKAIDDWLPITSSRNAKWWYSAFHNVTAMVGAGVLSLPYAMSELGWGPGVAVLVLSWVITLYTLWQMVEMHEMVPGKRFDRYHELGQHAFGEKLGLYIVVPQQLVVEVGVCIVYMVTGGKSLKKFHDLVCPDCKQIKQTYFIMIFATVHFVLSHLPNFNSIAGVSLAAAVMSLSYSTIAWAGALHKGVQPDVEYGYKSKSAVGTMFNFFSALGDVAFAYAGHNVVLEIQATIPSTPEVPSKVPMWKGVIVAYIVVALCYFPVALIGYYVYGNAIEDNILISLNKPAWLIAMANMFVVVHVIGSYQIYAMPVFDMMETLLVKKLNFKPSIILRFVVRNLYVAFTMFVAITFPFFGGLLGFFGGFAFAPTTYFLPCIMWLSIYKPRKFGLSWWTNWICIVIGVLLMIVSPIGALRSIILQAKDYKFYS